In Rosa chinensis cultivar Old Blush chromosome 1, RchiOBHm-V2, whole genome shotgun sequence, a genomic segment contains:
- the LOC112176023 gene encoding U3 small nucleolar ribonucleoprotein protein IMP4, with translation MLRRNTRLEKEYLFRKSKETLERTQYEKKRKIRQALQEGKPIPTELRNEEAKLRQEIDLEDENTAVPRTHIDDEYAKASERDPKILLTTSRDPSAPLIQFTKELKLIFPNAQVVNRGGQVISEIVESCRAHDYTDVVLVHEHRGKPDGLIVCHLPYGPTAYFQLCNVVSRHDIKDKKAMGTVPQAYPHLIINNFTTKLGERTANILKHLFPVPKPDTKRIITFSNEQDYISFRHHIYDKPGGPKSIELKEIGPRFELKLFKIKLGTVDQNEAQNEWVLKPYMNTAKKQKFIGN, from the exons ATGTTGAGGAGAAATACGAGGTTAGAGAAGGAGTACTTATTCAGGAAGAGTAAAGAAACCCTAGAACGCACGCAGTACGAGAAGAAGCGCAAGATTAGACAAGCTCTACAAG AGGGAAAGCCAATTCCTACTGAGCTTCGAAATGAAGAGGCCAAGCTTCGTCAAGAGATCGATCTCGAAGATGAAAACACTGCTG TCCCAAGGACACATATCGATGATGAGTATGCCAAAGCATCAGAAAGAGATCCCAAAATTTTGCTAACTACTTCACGGGATCCGAGTGCTCCACTAATACAATTCACAAAG GAACTGAAACTTATTTTTCCTAATGCACAAGTAGTAAATCGTGGTGGTCAG GTTATTTCTGAAATTGTTGAAAGTTGCCGTGCACATGACTACACAGATGTTGTGTTGGTGCATGAACATCGTGGTAAACCTGATGGTTTGATTGTATGCCACCTTCCATATGGACCAACAGCTTATTTTCAACTATGCAATGTG GTTTCAAGACATGACATCAAGGACAAGAAAGCCATGGGAACGGTGCCACAGGCTTATCCACATTTGATTATTAACAATTTCACGACTAAG TTGGGTGAGCGGACAGCAAATATTTTAAAGCATCTTTTTCCAGTGCCGAAGCCAGATACAAAACGCATAATCACTTTTTCGAATGAGCAGGACTACATTTCATTCAG GCATCATATTTATGACAAGCCTGGTGGTCCAAAATCCATTGAGCTGAAGGAGATTGGTCCGCGGTTTGAGTTGAAGCTTTTCAAG ATAAAGTTAGGAACAGTGGATCAGAATGAAGCCCAGAATGAATGGGTCCTCAAACCGTACATGAACACCGCCAAGAAACAGAAGTTTATAGGGAATTGA